A section of the Leptospira terpstrae serovar Hualin str. LT 11-33 = ATCC 700639 genome encodes:
- a CDS encoding ferredoxin, giving the protein MRKAYVDKDNCTSCNQCADNMPKYFMMDEDDLSQTHISGTSINDAVIPDEDEKKVQKEMDECPGECIHWKKH; this is encoded by the coding sequence ATGAGAAAAGCTTATGTAGACAAAGACAATTGTACTTCCTGTAACCAATGTGCAGACAATATGCCAAAGTATTTTATGATGGATGAAGATGATTTGTCTCAAACTCATATCAGTGGAACATCCATTAATGATGCTGTAATTCCAGACGAAGACGAAAAAAAAGTCCAAAAGGAAATGGATGAATGTCCAGGGGAATGCATCCATTGGAAAAAACATTAA
- a CDS encoding SemiSWEET transporter yields MENLIGYIAAFLTTVSFLPQVLRVVMTKQTRDISRNMYIMFFIGVLLWFVYGILKSDFPIILANIVTIFFVSIILFYKLKEEDKT; encoded by the coding sequence ATGGAAAACCTAATCGGCTATATCGCAGCTTTTTTAACTACCGTATCCTTCCTTCCCCAAGTCCTAAGAGTCGTAATGACCAAACAAACTCGCGACATCAGTCGAAATATGTACATAATGTTTTTTATAGGTGTACTGTTATGGTTTGTATACGGAATCTTAAAATCAGACTTCCCGATCATCCTTGCCAATATCGTTACCATTTTCTTCGTATCGATAATATTATTTTATAAACTCAAAGAAGAGGACAAAACATGA
- the queF gene encoding preQ(1) synthase has protein sequence MSEKKSESSYEDKQDHIPSWKTPEIEWFANVYAGKEYNIEFTIPEFTAVCPKTGLPDFGSIFIEYIPRERCVELKSLKEYMMAFRNVGIFHENVVNKILEDFVQAVVPIYVKVIGDYNVRGGVKTIVKREYKA, from the coding sequence ATGTCGGAAAAAAAATCAGAATCTTCTTACGAGGACAAACAAGACCATATCCCGTCCTGGAAAACCCCAGAAATTGAATGGTTTGCCAATGTTTATGCCGGTAAAGAATACAATATCGAATTCACCATACCCGAATTTACGGCTGTTTGCCCCAAAACCGGTCTTCCTGACTTTGGTTCGATTTTTATTGAATACATCCCAAGAGAACGCTGCGTAGAGCTCAAATCACTCAAAGAATACATGATGGCTTTCAGAAATGTGGGAATTTTCCACGAAAATGTGGTGAACAAAATCCTCGAAGACTTTGTCCAGGCAGTGGTTCCTATTTACGTGAAAGTGATTGGTGATTATAATGTACGTGGCGGCGTAAAAACAATAGTGAAACGAGAGTATAAAGCCTAA
- a CDS encoding LIMLP_04285 family protein, whose amino-acid sequence MNVKTILSLSILFLVSQVSYADTVTVKATKEVLENVKTSSPTANYVLVESKDGTKQAFKKNAVDVVTLPVVWDPPKEETKPGFFGSIFASEETKEKTKTEVSKSEEPKENPENQGFFARRLPELAIGGMALLWLILP is encoded by the coding sequence ATGAACGTTAAGACCATCCTATCCTTATCCATTTTATTCCTTGTATCTCAAGTATCTTATGCGGACACAGTGACTGTAAAAGCAACAAAAGAGGTTTTAGAAAACGTAAAAACATCCTCTCCTACTGCCAATTATGTTTTAGTAGAATCAAAGGACGGCACCAAACAGGCGTTTAAAAAGAATGCAGTGGATGTAGTAACTCTTCCTGTAGTTTGGGATCCTCCGAAAGAGGAAACAAAACCTGGATTTTTTGGTTCTATATTTGCCTCTGAAGAAACCAAGGAAAAAACAAAAACAGAAGTGTCTAAATCGGAAGAACCAAAAGAAAACCCTGAAAACCAAGGTTTCTTCGCAAGACGCCTTCCTGAACTCGCAATTGGCGGAATGGCTCTCCTTTGGTTGATTCTCCCTTAA
- a CDS encoding O-antigen ligase family protein, producing the protein MIGKETFHKISVVFLYLFFVLSPFSISLCQIFAGASLFFLFLDFTFQKKIPHWEPDFIFWILLYLSFLITPVLLFEDTDWKRTILKSEFGDVWMGFLLLHHSRLTKLEKKRLKRAVEIGALFLIGSGLLSLLSPYRLAPFVMDGFQYLEGKRLPHQLANFLGISLYLPIGFQSTHLTYGGLLALYLPSLMEKTFRILKMVRRLSRYRIQISFLLSFSFLGLVLLFLNQSRSIWFGLLFGLFLLTLQKKVSIKKYLPWLVFSIVGIVLLFFILYQNNWLFQRAIDDLFAKRSLENQRIWIHKMNFAILKDSFLLGIGSGNYPGAFILQAIPLVRDLPELYYDLSITPKSHAHFDFLHFWILGGILGGSSFLIFIFLKTKSILQVSNQAFFYIGFFAILFAGSFQCYLLDDEVLLPFLGILCLLPKSKRKREEREEGTTKKNRILVYSLLLFWILFSSMGALYLTNTPAKDLFVHRVRTETNFPDKLGQSSLNATSGVVVPVGTREMYFKISGCLDHEINFDNTAKIRTTPIQLKIHWEKNPLGELPDTLVLETRKRESFDQDKEYRVQAERIVKTETFLNPRKLELVQVNPKEHLGSGIEFIDFGFRFFWKGERPVLPIIEISGNCN; encoded by the coding sequence ATGATTGGGAAAGAAACATTTCATAAGATTTCCGTTGTTTTTCTATACCTTTTCTTTGTCCTTTCCCCGTTTTCCATTAGCCTTTGCCAAATTTTCGCCGGTGCTTCGCTTTTCTTTTTATTTTTGGATTTTACTTTCCAAAAAAAAATTCCTCATTGGGAACCCGATTTTATCTTTTGGATCCTCCTCTATTTAAGTTTCTTAATTACCCCTGTTTTACTGTTCGAAGATACTGACTGGAAACGAACCATATTGAAATCGGAATTTGGTGATGTTTGGATGGGATTTTTACTCTTACATCACTCTCGTCTCACCAAATTGGAAAAAAAAAGGTTAAAACGAGCGGTAGAAATTGGAGCCTTATTTCTTATAGGTTCCGGTTTACTTTCCCTCCTCTCTCCTTACCGTTTGGCCCCGTTTGTAATGGATGGATTTCAATATTTAGAAGGGAAGCGTCTTCCCCACCAACTGGCAAATTTTTTGGGAATCTCCCTTTATTTGCCCATTGGATTTCAAAGTACCCACCTCACCTATGGCGGTCTACTTGCTCTTTATTTGCCCTCTCTAATGGAAAAAACTTTTCGGATTTTAAAAATGGTTCGAAGGCTATCTCGCTATAGAATCCAAATATCATTCCTACTTAGTTTTTCTTTTTTAGGACTTGTTTTACTTTTCCTTAACCAAAGCCGCTCGATTTGGTTTGGTTTATTGTTCGGTTTATTTCTTCTAACTCTTCAAAAAAAGGTTTCTATCAAAAAATATCTTCCCTGGCTTGTTTTTAGTATCGTAGGAATAGTTCTCCTATTCTTTATACTCTACCAAAACAATTGGTTATTCCAGAGGGCCATTGATGATTTATTCGCTAAACGTTCGTTAGAGAACCAAAGGATATGGATTCACAAAATGAATTTTGCCATCCTAAAGGATTCATTTTTACTAGGAATCGGCAGCGGAAATTATCCCGGAGCCTTTATTTTGCAGGCAATTCCACTGGTAAGAGACCTTCCAGAGTTGTATTATGATTTATCCATTACTCCCAAGTCCCATGCTCATTTTGACTTTTTGCATTTTTGGATTTTAGGAGGAATCCTCGGTGGCTCCAGTTTCCTCATTTTTATATTTTTAAAAACAAAATCAATTTTACAGGTAAGTAACCAGGCATTCTTCTACATTGGTTTTTTCGCCATTCTTTTTGCTGGTAGTTTCCAATGTTATTTGTTAGATGATGAAGTTTTGCTTCCTTTCCTTGGAATTTTATGCCTACTTCCAAAATCAAAACGAAAAAGAGAGGAGCGAGAAGAGGGAACAACAAAGAAAAATCGAATCCTGGTATATAGCCTTCTTCTATTTTGGATTCTTTTTTCAAGTATGGGTGCTCTTTACTTAACAAATACTCCCGCTAAAGATTTATTCGTCCACAGAGTTCGGACGGAAACTAATTTTCCAGACAAACTGGGACAATCCTCTCTCAATGCTACATCTGGAGTGGTAGTCCCTGTAGGAACTAGGGAAATGTATTTCAAAATTTCAGGTTGTTTGGATCACGAAATAAATTTTGATAATACCGCCAAAATCCGTACAACCCCCATTCAGTTAAAGATCCATTGGGAAAAAAATCCGTTGGGTGAGCTCCCAGACACCCTAGTTCTTGAAACCCGCAAAAGAGAAAGTTTTGACCAAGATAAGGAATACCGAGTCCAAGCGGAAAGAATTGTGAAAACAGAAACTTTCTTAAATCCAAGAAAGTTGGAATTGGTTCAAGTAAATCCCAAGGAACATTTAGGATCCGGCATTGAATTCATTGATTTCGGATTTCGATTTTTTTGGAAGGGAGAAAGACCGGTCCTACCCATCATTGAAATTTCAGGAAATTGCAATTGA
- a CDS encoding LysR family transcriptional regulator has translation MNPIELYQSFYCIYRERNLTKAGKLLGLSQPALSLHLQSLERHRKEVLFLRTSRDLVPTEAAKRLYVQIAGPIEDLERLEGETRKFEKSNYLRIGSAKEWFQEKVLPHVSKLEENFHVKYGYPGELFEALTNKEIDLAIANQKLNVPGISFEEFYLETFVFVASKKISLEPNFPLNGQRKPRTELLKQWMEDQHWFVYSEDFAIVRRFWKLNFETRPKLKNYSVLPNLHDIKNALELGKGISVLPTYLLGKKSNLYTNEKECKSFENQLYLTFRAGERLSLENHIQRLTSWI, from the coding sequence ATGAATCCTATCGAACTGTATCAAAGTTTTTATTGTATCTACCGAGAGAGAAATTTAACAAAAGCGGGTAAACTCCTTGGTTTGTCCCAACCTGCACTAAGTTTGCATTTACAGTCTTTGGAACGACATCGAAAAGAAGTTCTGTTTCTTCGGACATCTAGGGATTTGGTTCCCACAGAGGCCGCCAAACGGTTGTATGTTCAAATTGCAGGTCCCATTGAGGATTTGGAGCGATTAGAAGGAGAAACCCGTAAATTCGAAAAATCAAACTACCTAAGGATTGGTTCAGCGAAAGAGTGGTTTCAGGAAAAGGTACTGCCTCATGTGTCGAAATTGGAAGAAAATTTTCACGTAAAATATGGCTATCCTGGGGAACTCTTTGAGGCTTTGACAAATAAGGAAATTGATCTTGCAATCGCCAATCAGAAGTTAAATGTACCTGGAATTAGTTTTGAAGAGTTTTACTTGGAAACATTTGTGTTTGTAGCTTCTAAAAAAATAAGTTTAGAACCAAATTTTCCATTGAATGGACAGCGGAAACCTAGGACTGAACTTCTGAAACAATGGATGGAAGACCAACATTGGTTTGTGTATAGCGAAGACTTTGCGATTGTCAGACGTTTTTGGAAGTTGAATTTTGAAACCCGCCCCAAACTAAAAAATTATTCTGTCCTTCCCAACCTTCATGATATTAAAAACGCACTGGAATTGGGCAAAGGCATCTCTGTTCTTCCTACTTATTTATTAGGTAAAAAATCAAATTTGTATACAAATGAAAAGGAATGTAAAAGTTTCGAGAACCAACTTTATCTAACGTTTCGAGCGGGGGAACGATTGTCTTTGGAAAATCATATCCAAAGACTTACTAGTTGGATTTAA
- a CDS encoding glycosyltransferase family 2 protein codes for MEGKRKRKLSVAIITFNEEKNIADCIRSIESVADEIIVLDSLSTDRTKEIATSFSKVKFYESPFPGHVEQKNKAIGFCSNDWIFSLDADERADKTLVHSIEAFLESENITVNGYKIARLTYHLGRWIRHSGWYPLRRFRLFQKNAATWVGENPHDYIELKSGSIGKVMKGDILHYSFTDFSHQITTINQFSSIVAYTRYAKGERFSLAKTIFKPFGKFLEIYLFKFGFLDGIPGLWIAIASAFSTYLKYAKLYELDRKQIERPSNVRKEYGKN; via the coding sequence ATGGAAGGCAAGAGAAAAAGAAAATTGTCGGTGGCCATCATCACCTTCAATGAAGAAAAAAATATCGCAGATTGTATTCGCTCTATCGAATCCGTAGCAGACGAAATCATTGTTTTAGATTCTTTAAGTACAGACCGTACAAAAGAAATAGCTACATCATTTTCCAAAGTAAAGTTCTATGAGTCGCCATTTCCTGGGCACGTAGAACAAAAAAATAAAGCCATCGGTTTTTGTTCGAATGATTGGATTTTTTCCCTTGATGCCGATGAACGTGCAGACAAAACTCTGGTTCATTCAATCGAAGCTTTTTTAGAATCCGAAAACATCACAGTCAATGGATATAAAATTGCTCGTTTAACATACCATCTGGGTCGGTGGATTCGGCACAGTGGATGGTATCCACTTCGCAGGTTTCGGTTATTTCAAAAAAATGCAGCCACTTGGGTAGGTGAAAATCCTCACGATTACATCGAGTTAAAATCTGGATCTATCGGAAAAGTCATGAAAGGAGATATCCTTCATTATAGTTTCACAGATTTTAGCCACCAAATCACAACGATCAATCAATTCTCAAGTATAGTTGCTTACACACGTTATGCGAAAGGGGAAAGGTTTTCCCTTGCCAAAACCATATTTAAACCCTTTGGAAAGTTTTTAGAAATTTATCTTTTTAAATTTGGGTTTTTGGATGGAATTCCTGGGCTTTGGATTGCTATCGCCTCTGCATTTTCAACATACCTCAAATACGCAAAATTGTATGAACTAGATCGCAAACAGATTGAACGTCCGTCCAATGTAAGAAAAGAGTATGGCAAAAACTAA
- a CDS encoding LBBP_01157 family protein, with translation MAKTKTKSQKSWFRRILSFFGAHGNQKNEDKGKRKKEPKSFAMEWADAIDNWKKKLRTKQLESGVVLETPKFRLTKTNDKLFRAEGENYSIILVTGNHLYKNKEDKWGGVLFVDEGELNKNLIKDLTHLDGLLTSLSIPKTNLFLETESPKEDWRIVLSWERFWKEQLVLQMKPNSMALVLLAIGEECRIFFESVATDRQKQLVRDELFYLNLGTADQNNPYTKAKNFFGFGSALTEFGNTINTIKERREKEENHGS, from the coding sequence ATGGCAAAAACTAAAACAAAATCCCAAAAAAGTTGGTTCCGACGTATCTTATCGTTTTTTGGAGCCCATGGGAATCAAAAAAACGAAGACAAAGGAAAACGAAAAAAAGAACCGAAATCCTTTGCCATGGAATGGGCTGACGCCATTGATAATTGGAAAAAGAAACTCCGAACTAAACAATTGGAGTCGGGAGTGGTTTTAGAAACTCCCAAGTTTCGCTTAACAAAAACAAATGATAAACTCTTTCGCGCCGAAGGAGAAAACTATTCCATAATTTTAGTCACAGGCAACCACCTATATAAAAATAAAGAGGATAAGTGGGGAGGCGTTTTGTTTGTGGATGAGGGAGAGTTAAACAAAAATCTGATTAAAGACCTTACTCATCTTGATGGACTGCTTACCTCACTTTCGATTCCAAAGACAAATTTGTTTTTAGAAACAGAAAGTCCCAAAGAAGATTGGAGGATTGTTCTTTCTTGGGAACGGTTTTGGAAGGAACAATTGGTTTTGCAAATGAAACCAAATTCTATGGCTCTTGTGTTACTTGCTATTGGCGAGGAATGTCGGATTTTTTTTGAATCGGTCGCTACAGATAGACAGAAACAATTGGTTCGGGATGAATTATTCTATTTGAATTTAGGAACTGCTGACCAAAACAATCCTTATACCAAAGCCAAAAATTTTTTCGGATTTGGTTCGGCACTTACAGAATTTGGAAATACCATTAATACCATAAAAGAAAGACGGGAAAAGGAAGAAAATCATGGATCATAA
- the guaA gene encoding glutamine-hydrolyzing GMP synthase, with protein sequence MKSDKKIAVVDFGGQYAHLIASRIRRLGAYTEILSNEEPLSVYESYAGIILSGGPSSVYEKGAPLLPEGFFKTSVPILGICYGHQLLMKALGGEVVSSNSKEYGPAILEIQNPDSLLSKSLSPKTKVWMSHGDEVVRMPEGFTIVASSDNCRYAFVSNESKKQFGIQFHPEVTHSEEGEVLLKNFVTLCGAGSSWSIYQFLEKQISELQKKVPVGKNVFLLVSGGVDSSVAYLLLAKALGKDRVKGLLVDTGFMRKDEVKDLMDNLHQVGFDLTIWDESEIFYQHLQNEFEPEKKRRIVGDLFLEAQGKATDSLGLDSEHWLLGQGTIYPDTIESGGTKHSHKIKTHHNRVPQIEKLIQEGKIIEPIADLYKDEVRELGRLLGLPVRWIERHPFPGPGLVVRMIASPETHPPKLDFSDLGLTAKKAEVKILPILSVGVQGDQRSYAHCAVLNDFTTNWNELDERAVEITNFKKEINRVVFAPGITSFSGPFHYTKLSLDKEHSDILRDADSIVNRILYEESIHNLIWQMPVVLVPVGLQEKTYGVVLRPVESTEAMTANFYQMDRKILERITKELLALPLISLVLYDLTHKPPGTIEWE encoded by the coding sequence ATGAAAAGTGATAAAAAAATTGCAGTCGTCGATTTCGGCGGTCAATACGCGCACCTCATCGCTTCCCGAATTCGTAGGCTTGGAGCCTATACAGAAATTCTCTCCAACGAAGAACCTTTGTCTGTTTATGAGTCCTATGCAGGAATCATTCTATCAGGAGGCCCCAGTAGCGTTTATGAAAAAGGAGCACCGCTTCTGCCTGAAGGTTTTTTTAAAACTTCTGTTCCCATTTTAGGGATATGTTATGGTCACCAACTTCTAATGAAGGCTCTCGGAGGAGAAGTTGTTTCTTCCAATTCCAAAGAATATGGTCCCGCTATTTTAGAAATTCAAAATCCAGATTCTCTACTTTCAAAATCTCTTTCTCCAAAAACAAAAGTTTGGATGAGCCATGGTGATGAAGTAGTTCGAATGCCAGAGGGATTTACTATTGTGGCATCTTCAGATAATTGTCGTTATGCGTTTGTGTCTAATGAATCTAAAAAACAATTTGGAATTCAATTCCATCCAGAGGTAACTCATTCTGAAGAAGGTGAAGTTTTGCTAAAAAACTTTGTTACTCTTTGCGGTGCCGGTTCGAGTTGGAGTATCTATCAATTTTTAGAAAAACAAATTTCGGAATTACAAAAGAAAGTCCCTGTTGGTAAAAATGTATTTTTGTTAGTTTCTGGTGGAGTAGATTCTTCAGTAGCCTATTTACTTTTAGCTAAAGCACTTGGTAAAGACCGGGTGAAAGGCCTACTCGTTGATACAGGCTTTATGCGTAAAGATGAAGTCAAAGATTTAATGGATAATTTACACCAAGTGGGATTTGATCTTACCATTTGGGATGAAAGTGAAATTTTTTATCAACATTTGCAAAACGAATTTGAACCAGAGAAAAAACGCCGAATCGTCGGTGACCTTTTTTTAGAAGCACAAGGGAAAGCGACTGATTCCCTAGGGCTTGATTCTGAACATTGGCTTCTCGGACAAGGTACCATTTACCCAGATACTATCGAATCTGGTGGCACTAAACATTCTCATAAAATCAAAACCCACCATAACCGAGTGCCCCAAATTGAAAAACTCATTCAAGAAGGAAAGATTATTGAGCCCATTGCTGATTTGTATAAGGATGAGGTTCGTGAATTGGGTCGTCTTTTGGGTCTTCCTGTACGTTGGATTGAAAGGCATCCTTTTCCAGGTCCTGGACTTGTTGTCAGGATGATTGCTAGTCCCGAAACGCATCCGCCCAAACTTGATTTTTCCGATTTGGGACTGACTGCAAAAAAGGCGGAGGTTAAAATTTTGCCGATCCTTTCTGTGGGAGTGCAAGGTGACCAAAGGAGTTATGCCCACTGCGCAGTGTTAAACGATTTTACGACCAATTGGAATGAGTTAGATGAACGTGCCGTCGAGATCACGAATTTCAAAAAAGAAATCAATCGGGTAGTATTTGCCCCAGGGATCACCAGTTTTTCGGGGCCCTTCCATTATACCAAATTGAGTTTGGACAAAGAACATTCTGATATTTTACGTGATGCCGATTCGATTGTGAATCGAATTCTTTATGAAGAATCCATTCACAATCTCATTTGGCAAATGCCAGTGGTTTTAGTTCCTGTGGGTCTCCAGGAAAAAACGTATGGTGTCGTCCTTCGTCCAGTAGAGTCTACAGAAGCAATGACTGCCAATTTTTACCAAATGGATCGAAAGATTTTAGAAAGAATCACCAAAGAATTGTTAGCTTTGCCATTGATTTCTTTGGTGTTGTATGATCTCACGCACAAACCACCGGGTACGATAGAATGGGAGTAG